The DNA region CTGGCTGAAGCCGCCATCGTGGGCATGGGCATTGGGATGGGGCTGGCGGGCCTGAAACCCATTGCCGAGATTCAGTTCGCCGGGTTTCTGTATCCGGCACTGGATCAGATTCTGTCTCACGTGGGCCGCTTCCGGCACCGCACCCGCAGCCGCTACCACCTGCCGATGGTCATCCGCGCGCCCTACGGCGGCGGCGTACATACCCCCGAGCAGCACGCCGACAGCCCAGAGGCCATTCTGGCCCACACCCCGGGCGTCAAGGTGGTTATTCCCAGCACCCCGGCCGACGCCAAGGGCCTGCTGCTGAGCGCCATTGCTGACCCCGACCCGGTGTTCTTCTTCGAGGCGATCAAGCTCTACCGCAGCGTGAAAGAAGAGGTGCCCGTGGGTGACCACCGCGTGCCTCTGGGCAAGGCGCGGCTGGTCACGCGGGGCGACGACGTAACGGTGGTGTGTTACGGCGGCATGGTGGAGGTGGCCCAGAAGGCCGCCGAGGCCGCCCGCACCGCTGGCATTGGCGTGGAGGTCGTGGATCTGCGCACCCTGGTGCCCATGGACACCGAGACGGTGCTGGCCAGCGTGGCCAAGACTGGCCGGGTGGTCGTGGTGACCGAGGCCCCCCGCACGGGCGGCTTCCACAGCGAGATCAGCGCCACCATTGCCGAGGAAGCCATTGAATACCTGCGCGCGCCCATTGTGCGCGTGACTGGCTTTGACGCGCCGTACCCGCCCTTTACGGCCATTGAGGACGTGTACCGGCCCAACCCGGTGCGTGTGGCCAGGGCCATTAAGCAGGTCATGGCGTACTGAAGGGCGGGGAGGTGGGGAGTAGGCAGTGGGAAGAGCGCCCGGGCGAGGTTCCTTCCGGGGGCGCGCAACTTCCTGACAACCTCCAAACCCGGCGGGCGGGCCACATCAAACTGGCCCGCCCCCTCTGTGGTGACCCCCGAAGAACAGGCAGCAGCTTCTGTCTCCCTGCACCACACCATTCACCTCAGGCCGGCATCATGAAGGGCAGGGACGATGCAGAGGATGCGCCTCCCTGCCCTTCTCCTGACTGCGGCCCTTCTGGTGGGGGCGGCGGCCTTCGGCGTCAGCCGCTTTCAGGGTGAGAAGGTCCAGCCAGGACCCACCGTGCAGGCGGCTGTCCCCACTGCCCCGGCTCCTCTCCCAGAGGAAGTGCCCGTGCCTGAGCCGGCCCCCGAACCGGCGCCAACCCCGGAGCCGACCCCCGTTCCCGCGCCCAGACCGGCCGCGCCGCCCCTGCCCGCCCGCGCCAGCATTCCCGGCCTCCGGCATGAATACCAGCGGCTGAACAACTGCGGCCCGGTCACGGTCGGTATGGCACTCAGCCGCTGGGGCAGCACCCTGAATCAATACGACATTGCGCCGGTCCTCAAGCCCGGCAGGGCCGACGTGAATGTATCGCCGGACGAACTGGCCGCCTATGCCCGCACGCAGGGCATGGACGTGCATCTGGCGCGGGGCGGGGACCGCCTGCTGCTGCGCCGCTTGCTCTCGGCCGGGTTTCCAGTGATGGTAGAAACGTGGTTTGTCACGCCGGATTCCGGCGGCATGGGCCACTACCGCCTGCTCACCGGCTATGACGACGCGCGCGGGCAGTTCAGTGCACTGGACTCGTACCTGGGCCCGCTGACCCTGAACTACACCCGGTTTGACGAGTTGTGGCGCTCATTTGGCCGCACGTATCTGGTGGTCACGCCGCCCAGCAAGGCGGCGCCCCTGCGCGAAGTGCTGGGCATGCGCGCCGATCCGGTGGCTGCCAGAGCCGAGCATCTGCGCGTGGCCCGGGCCGAGGCGGCCCGCCGGGGCGACGCCGTGGCCTACCTGAACCTGGGGCAGGCGCAACTGGACCTGGGCGACGCCCGGGGCGCGGCCCGGTCCTTTGATCAGGCACTGGCTGCCCCGCCAGACCGCACGCTGGACCCCACCCGCCCCAGTTGGGTGCAGGGCGGGCTGCCCTGGCGCGCGCTGTGGTATTCGTTTGGCCCCTTCGAGGCGTACGTGCGCACCGGCCAGTACGACAAGGTGCTGCGCCTGACCGGCGCGGTGCTGCGCTCGGTGCCCACCCACGAGGAAGCGCATTACTGGCGGGGGCGGGCCCTGGCCGCTCTGGGCCGCGCCGCGCAGGCGCAGGCGGCTTACCGCGAAGCCCTGCGGCTGCGCCCGGGGTACGGGGCCCCCCAGCAGGAACTGGCCCGGCTGAAATAAACCAAGGAAAGTGCCCCACCTTGCGCTGGAGGTGGGGCACTCTTCGAGGCAGCTTCAGTCCTTGCGGGGCAGGTCAATGACCTTGGAGGTCTTGGCGGCCTTATCCACGATCACAGCCTTCTGGGGCTTGGCGGCCTTGCCGCTGGGCGGGGCGGTGACCGTGACCTTCTGCACGCCCAGGTTGGCGGTTTCCCTTTCCACCTGCTTGTTGATGATGATCTGCTGCACGATGCCGATCAGGGTGGACAGGATGATGTAGATGGTCACGCCCGCCGGGAAGGTCAGGGCGAAATACAGGAAAATAATGTAGATAAACGCCTGCTGGCGGAACATCTCGGGGCTCTTGCGCGTCATGACATACAGCTGCCCGATGTTTACGATCAGGTAGACCAGCGCCAGCAGGTAGAAAGGATCGGGAATGGCAAGGTCTGGCAGCCACAGGAAGCCGCTGTCGAATTCAAAGTTGCGGATGGTGGACCACAGCGCAATCAGAATCGGGAACGGCAGGAAGCTGGACAGACAGCCGGCCGGGTTGAAGTTGTAGTCGCGGTACAGCTGCGCCATCTCGGTCTGCATGGCGCGCTGCGAATCCGGGTCGCGGCGCTCTTTGTACTTGGCCTGAATCTCGCGCATCCGCGGCTGCATGGCCTGCATCCTGGCTGTGGAGCGGCCCTGCGCCTGCATCAGCGGCCACATGGCGGCGCGCAGCACAATGGTCAGTGCCACCAGCACCAGGCCCCAGTTGCCAATCAGGCCATACAGCCACTCCATGAATTTCACGATGTACAGGCTGATCTGGCCGAACCAGTTGGGATCGAACAGGCCCGGCAGGGTGGTATAGCCACTCTGGTACAGGTGAATCAGTTCGTTGCGGCCGCCGTACACCTCCAGGGTGCTGGCCGCGGGCACGCTGGCGCTCAGCAGGCTCTGGGCGCCGCCAGTCAGGGCCACATCGGCGCGGGTGTCACCGCGCGGCTGCACGATCAGCGCCTGCACAATCTGGCTGTTCATGCCGCCCGGCACTTCCTGAATGGCGGCGTACTGAATGTTCTTCACCTGCAGGGTCCCGCTGCCCTGCACGGCGGCCGGCTGGCCCCCCGGACTCACCGCCTGCACCCGGGGATTCTGGGCGCGGCCCAGGCCCGGGAACAGGATGTTCACCCGCTCGGGGCCGCCCGTCACCTCGGTCTTGACGTCCACCTTGAAGTTGCGCGGGCGCAGGGTCACGGTCTTGGTGACGCTCACGCCACCCTGCACGTAGCGGAACACCGCGTCCTGGCGGTTGGCCTTCAGGTCGGTGGTCAGGCCCGTGGGGGGCTGCACCTGGGCCGGCTGGGCGGGGTCCAGGCCCTCCCCCTGCACGGCCAGCGCCTTGCGCCCAGCCACCAGATTGAAGATGCCCTTCTGCTCACGCAGGGCGCTGAAATCGTAGGTGCCATCGGCCCGGCGCTTGATATACGGCGTGCCGGCGTAGTTCTTGACATACCAGCCGATGACCTCGCCCCGGTTGTTGAACACCACGTCCTGCAGGTTGCTGGTGACGATGTACTCGTTGCCGCGCACGCCGTCGAAATCG from Deinococcus arcticus includes:
- a CDS encoding alpha-ketoacid dehydrogenase subunit beta, yielding MVAAINDALDIALGADETVHIFGEDVGVMGGVFRATDGLQAKYGVERVFDTPLAEAAIVGMGIGMGLAGLKPIAEIQFAGFLYPALDQILSHVGRFRHRTRSRYHLPMVIRAPYGGGVHTPEQHADSPEAILAHTPGVKVVIPSTPADAKGLLLSAIADPDPVFFFEAIKLYRSVKEEVPVGDHRVPLGKARLVTRGDDVTVVCYGGMVEVAQKAAEAARTAGIGVEVVDLRTLVPMDTETVLASVAKTGRVVVVTEAPRTGGFHSEISATIAEEAIEYLRAPIVRVTGFDAPYPPFTAIEDVYRPNPVRVARAIKQVMAY
- a CDS encoding tetratricopeptide repeat protein — encoded protein: MRLPALLLTAALLVGAAAFGVSRFQGEKVQPGPTVQAAVPTAPAPLPEEVPVPEPAPEPAPTPEPTPVPAPRPAAPPLPARASIPGLRHEYQRLNNCGPVTVGMALSRWGSTLNQYDIAPVLKPGRADVNVSPDELAAYARTQGMDVHLARGGDRLLLRRLLSAGFPVMVETWFVTPDSGGMGHYRLLTGYDDARGQFSALDSYLGPLTLNYTRFDELWRSFGRTYLVVTPPSKAAPLREVLGMRADPVAARAEHLRVARAEAARRGDAVAYLNLGQAQLDLGDARGAARSFDQALAAPPDRTLDPTRPSWVQGGLPWRALWYSFGPFEAYVRTGQYDKVLRLTGAVLRSVPTHEEAHYWRGRALAALGRAAQAQAAYREALRLRPGYGAPQQELARLK
- a CDS encoding YidC/Oxa1 family membrane protein insertase, translated to MKTRHLLSLLAAGGALLLTGCGTTGPLPTFGKAITPEWITADFDGVRGNEYIVTSNLQDVVFNNRGEVIGWYVKNYAGTPYIKRRADGTYDFSALREQKGIFNLVAGRKALAVQGEGLDPAQPAQVQPPTGLTTDLKANRQDAVFRYVQGGVSVTKTVTLRPRNFKVDVKTEVTGGPERVNILFPGLGRAQNPRVQAVSPGGQPAAVQGSGTLQVKNIQYAAIQEVPGGMNSQIVQALIVQPRGDTRADVALTGGAQSLLSASVPAASTLEVYGGRNELIHLYQSGYTTLPGLFDPNWFGQISLYIVKFMEWLYGLIGNWGLVLVALTIVLRAAMWPLMQAQGRSTARMQAMQPRMREIQAKYKERRDPDSQRAMQTEMAQLYRDYNFNPAGCLSSFLPFPILIALWSTIRNFEFDSGFLWLPDLAIPDPFYLLALVYLIVNIGQLYVMTRKSPEMFRQQAFIYIIFLYFALTFPAGVTIYIILSTLIGIVQQIIINKQVERETANLGVQKVTVTAPPSGKAAKPQKAVIVDKAAKTSKVIDLPRKD